Within Styela clava chromosome 8, kaStyClav1.hap1.2, whole genome shotgun sequence, the genomic segment tgttttattcatatttttgaactAACTTCCCAAAGCCTGAAGCCAAAATCGTAATTTTGAATGATTCAGAGAGAAACTATAGAAGATTATAATCAATACCAAGATGTTCGAAAAAAATTCGAAGAGCAATGACTGAGTATTTTCAACAAGCAATCAACGCATGACCAGGtgttcaataacaaaaatttgtttgGAGTTCAGAGACAGGGTCAGAGTAAATCATTCAGCCTTTTGGTCATGCCTAAGAGCAGAAGTCAAAACCAACCTGAATTGTCCGATAATTCGTTCGGCTGTGAGGTCCTGGTGCACAGCTCGTGCAGTGTTTGTTAAATCAAACGGTTCTTCTATCTTTATCATTCTGCCCCATTCCTTACCAGTTGACATAATTTCATCTATGTACAGGGCCTGCAATAGGACTCGAAGTCAGTCTTGAAatatttactttaaatttactAGGACTCAATTAGTACTGCAGGGACTTGTATCCAACACTGGCAATTAGATGAAGTCACAGATTAAACATTTCTTGCACAAAACCTTGGCAagattataattaataattgcaatgtatataaaaattcGTTGGCTCAAACTTATGCTGAAATGCCGAGGGCTACTAAAATAGGTAGAAGCATGGTGTTGGTACTCACTCGTcgtggcggtgtggctcatcgtgctaagcgttaggaatacgctcgccgccgcacctctgattactctgcgtgagtttgcaggttcgaatcccatgcagggatgaatatgtgcaagaagattgctggaatcctcgccgtcgtagggtggttcacgtaaccgctggtccgttatggcttcctccaccatcaagtccatgcttcggaaaaacaaatacctaactaatcctatacccgacatgaaatggtaaccggacgagaggccgtggttcgccatatggttaagccgccatatggttaagccgccatatggttaagccgtcttatggttaagccgtcttatcgacttttctctccccgggataaatatgaaaacccactcagaagtaaaggagactcagtTACAGGAGACCGCTGAAACGCCAAGGGCTATATTGAAATATGAAGTGGAATTGCATGCCTTTAGAGCCAGTTGGCATGACTGCCATGTGATTAAGCAGTACGACTGGGTTTTAATTTACATGGAGGTGGATGAATAAGTACTTTGTTTCATATATTTGGGATTGTTTGAGGTTCGGTTATTTTTACTCCCGAATTTTCATGTTTGatatagttgaactatgtatctCTAAAGAAATTTGACAATGGTAAGGCGGAACgttactgaaatatatttgtgttagtgtgcagcaagaatcacataggatagttatcttcaatcttgctacagcatccttgcattaaaCGAATGAGAATCCACCAGCACAAGAGCATAGAAGAAATATAAGTAGTAAGTCCTATAGCATTAGTTTTTAAAAACTGTTATTTTTTCAGACAATAACAAAGttcaaaataaatgttttccAACTAACTCAGGGTCACTCACCTTCCCAAGTCTCACTGACATCACttggatttcaaaatcaaaagtttccgcaaaatattcgaaaaatttcTTCAGAAGTTGAGAAAGATTCATCAAGTTTTCTGATCGATACGGTTTCACTCTGTAAATAAGGAAAtggatttcattttttatctcAGGAAAAGAAAGACTTAATCATAGAATAGAATGTACATATTTTGCCTGGCGAGTAGAAAGCAGATGGGACGACTTAAGCATATATAGAACCTTGGCCTCTTACTTGGTTGCCATTCCATATCGTGTAAGgaattagttaaccagttatttgtttcagatgcatgaacttgatggagGACCAACCAgtagttacatgaaccaccatACAGTGGAGATGAGTCCAGCAAATCTtgtcgcacataattatccctcgCTACATTCAATTCTGTGAACCcacttagttctattactagtcCGAACTATCTGTGTTAGTCAGGTTagccccctgcccataggtttcagtccctttacacaacttgatgtaaagtaggcgaacaaaagtagttacctccgtattcgtacacacacttctgaagcaccATTAATAAAACTGGCCACGAGTCGCAAGACCAATGCAAAGATTGAATATGTGTTTTGTGATCACTAGCAATATCTCTGTTGAACAGGATCCGATTCAAAACCCTCCTGGTACTACACATTTAAATTTTTCTCCAAATTGTTTTCAGAAGAGTCAATTTGACTGAATTTCCTGGATAAAACAAAGTTTGCAAAAAACTCACCGATCTCCATGTGAACCGACATTCATGACAGGAGTTGTCGGCCGAAACAATTCCGGATATTTTACTTGCAAACTTGGTAGAACCGGGGGATCCATGCCACACTGTCAGAAATAAAACAACTCGATTTTAAGCAAAGTGTAATCAGACACTATTCGTTGTGTGCAAGTGTGGGAGCTCCCgaaatttatatcaagttggcacacatacttcaggagtgccAAAATTTGTATAGAACAAGTCTAACAGActagaaaaaaatacaaaaacaatacaGAATTCTAAAATTATGCAATTTTATGCAAGATTTGTGCTATCGATTGGACTTGTACAAGACTAACTACTCATCTTTCTTTTACGCTTTTGTGCCGGTGATTCCATATGTTTATGaggcaaggatgctgtagcaagagtgaagatgaCTAATCTATGGAATTCAAGAGTCATCTACCTGAAGGAAGTGAACGACCATTAGAACGAGAGAATAACTGTTCATGGTTCCTTGGCTGGCGTCGTTGATTTTACGTTGGTGGGCCCATTCCTTGATGATGAGTGCCAGGGGTTGAACTCTGAATAAGAGATAAAATATCAGTAAGAATCAGAAGCCGGGATGCGAAGATTAGCTTCAAACATGTTTTCACTGGTGTCTGAATCCTTATTCTCAAACTTCCCAAAGTCAAAGTCAGAATTTTGATTTGCTAAAGGTCAGAATTCTGATTTGCTAAAGGTCAGAATCCCAGGAACTCAATAGAGATGAAATATGTCTTAACTTCACCACAAAAGCATTAATTATACTAAGCGTTCCTAGCAGTCTTAGCTTGCATATCCAAATTTTTGCATTCCGGCCAGTGGATCACCATCAAATTTGTTACTTTTTGGGTCAGGTGGTGGGCATGACATTCCAACCTGTGATTGCAACACAGACACTAGTTATGAATAGATAAGAATGGAATCCATCTCATTTATCTCGGATTGAATCCAATACGCcagggtcggccaacctttttggccgacgAGCCATATTTAGTTTACTattaattgcgcgggccacatggtaattatgttctagttttgctacactgactaaaagttaatgaaaaaacaaacaaaacccttgcactaaactttttcaataataagaacaataaaaaaatgaaaatacagtgaagtcaacaaagtttttttcTACACGTAGATattttagtgtgaagtttggcactgtttttcgctaacaagtttgtcaatatttgctgagatggacgatgtagcaatgcgaagcgaattttccatatgactgtcagaaattagtgatttcgcaggggatttgacatggttcatctgtAAAAAAACTTATTTGTACAAGTAAGTGCTGCCAAATAATGGGGTCATTAAAACTGCCATCCTGCCCAAGGGTGTAAGCGAatatttatgtatcgatatcttccaGTTGGTTTCTATTCCaaatggcactcatggctcgtttgaaagggccagcagagcgcatttcaggagaatgaacaaattgtttgtatcaaatcttcatattaactacatcactcgaaaaatagaagttttactcctttttttatttaattccgaAAATACAGCGAGGGCCACTCGGAACTCCTtggcgggccacgggttggacgacacTGCAATACGCTAACTATCGGCCCCATAGCTCCCCCTCAGAGCATTCAAAAACCTTTTCTTCTGTCTAGTAGAGGGTCGAGTGCTAACTCTGGTCACTTACTCTTGGCCTAACATTTTTCAACATGGTAATACTTCAATCATCAAGAAAGTTAAAATCGCGAAATTAACatttgaatttgcaaatttgacGCTTCACTTGACAATGGCGAAGACGCCGTGCAAAATTATTTATGCATTCAAAGAAATTAGTTCTTCACAAGACACGATCGGAAACTTACCTCGGATCCAACATGGCGTATCGTTTCATCAACTCAGTGTTTCTGACTCCGGTCAAATTATTAACGTTTACGTCGCATTCCATCCCGGAATATGAATCCGTGAACTTCAGTATAGGGACCTGAAAAAGGAAGTGGCCGCATAATCTTACTGCACACTAGCATAAATCTGTATGCATATGATGCAAGGATGCTGAAGCAAGAGTAAGGAAGATTATCTATGTTATTCAAGAGTTTTGTTGCACACAAAAACAACATTTTCCTTTGAATGCAATCTTATTTCaactgctacagcatccttgcattatatgcatatgaaTGCATTAGTCGTCTGAGACATAGAAAAACGAATAAGTAGTTAGTgccaaataacaccaattgcTCAGGGGCTGGGCTTTGGAGTTATTCCCACAGAAATACCAAAACCAACTCATCTATCTTGTTGTGCTAGTGGATCTGTATACTTATCATGGGAGGATGCTTCAGCAAGAGTAAATAGGACTATTCTCATAAATTCCATAGTCTTGTTTCTGACTGATATATTTCAGTAATGTTAAGACTGGATGAGGttgacttcttcagacaaacaTATTTAATTACAGCAGCAACGTTGCATTATACACATACGTATTCACCAGTGCAAATATATAAGAATGAATAGCTggtacaggaatacatttgcgCATTAATAATATACAGTGATCGGttctcccatagtgtgtgtaccagctACCAGGCAAtagttttattctgattttccctattttttagttctattacgaagtATGTTACACTGAAACCTTCTGAGCATATTGTAATTATATTAGATTGGACAGTAGTTTGCAACAACCTCAGTGGCCACTTACCTTTGCTGGTATAACCTGCAACATGCGAGCAAATGGTGCTTTTCTGAGTAGCTGTTGAACCTCGTATAATGTTCTCATCACTCTACGCCGATTCTGTAGGAGACAAAACTGATGTTAGAAGATAGGTGAATATATGGGATGTTTTCTCAGGTTCAAACAAGGCTGTACATGAGCACCCACTTCCCATAGACCTAACAACTCAACTAATATCGTCTTGACAAGATTATAGACACacattcgaataattttttttattctactcTTATGGTGGCAGGAATGCTTGAAATGAGATGTTTCGTTACATAACTTCTccagacaaaacaagatatgaCTTATGCTATAACCCAAACAAATACATTTGCTATTTCCTGTTATTCCTATTTATCACTCTAATACTATcttgttcaagcatccttgcaccgaagtaaaattgaaatagtTTATGTTTTGATTTTGGTTAGTGCCTCATGTCCATTTTTAGGTTTGTGTAATATATGATTTACAAAATCGAGATTTAATCAAAACCTCAATATGAGATATAAGCTAATATGGTTTATCTGCAGCGACATAGCACTTTAACAATAGGCAATATCCTAGAATTCTCAAATTATCAGTGGTTTTGAAATGATATTCTGGATATTTACATGGTATCCACGTATTTTCAGCgcttttgttttgaataaaacatacttttgccttactatctaTAATTTGCAGCATATTGTTACTatttgttagctagttatttttaagaTGGTGCGTGtgacttgacaaattctgagAAGGGGGCGCGACTTGAAAGATTTGAACACAACTTGATTATTTTTCAGCTGTCATATCTCTGGATAATAATAGAAACGTAAAGACATACCGCTAGCTTTTCCTGATATTTATCAATGATGAGACAGAAGTCGGCATCACTTGTGATTCTACCAAATCCATTGATAGAAGAACCAACAAGTACTAACTTGCAATCTTTTCCTGATGTTCGATTGATCGCGTTCTCAAGAGCCTGAAAAAATGTGAAAGTTTTAGCCTAGAAATATAGCTGTAATTTTTATGTGTTTAATCAGGCTTTTCGATACATACAAGACAAGCAGCAAATAAAAACTATCGATACAGAAGAtctaaaaattttgataaataataattagttATATATATCCTTGTGTGACGTCGACGTGTCtttgagaaaaaatataatattgatttgcaGCAAACCCTCTGCCTATCAGTAAGTATACTGTGTCAGTCAGTATCTATGGGAACAATGCCATGGTTAGACATAATAAATATGTTGTCATCACAGGCTAAAAAACTTGGATTCTAATTCCATACCCACAGGCCACAACCCCACCCATTGTTGTAATAAGTCTATAAGAAAATTTGAACCTGAAAGCTCCttactagggctgtccaaaaccGAGCGAGAGTGGTCTAAGCTCGAagcgccgccgcttgcccgATAAAAAACGTCCTGcaaaggtggtttccgctttCTGTACCTAATTTTAGTGATTGAAAATTAGCCGGTAATCGATTTGAATAAGttgcgattcgatttcgaatatttggttcgcttggacagccctactcCTCACCTGCCATGTttctccgaaaataagacagggttttatttcaattttcttatgAAATATAACACTGGGGATTATTTTCGGGGATGTCTTCTACTCTCATTTATCCAAAAcgaaattacaaagtagagaattacgagatttttaaatatacgaaatatgaaaactgatcaactaggtcttattttaatggGAGAGCtaatattgaaatcatttttgagATTTAGGCTAGGTCTTAGTTTCGGAGAAACATGGTATCAGAAACGGCTTCATATACAGTGCCCGATTCAGAGTAAAAAAAAAGCATGACCAAGCGTTGTAAATGTCGCTCACTTCAATTTCTTGACCCTATATCTTTGTTACATGACAAATCTATTCTTCTTAAAGTTAGGACACATTCCAATCCATACAGACTCACCGATTGCAGTTGTTgctttttctt encodes:
- the LOC120346110 gene encoding poly(A) RNA polymerase GLD2-like — protein: MNRRPYIPGFHSPYDDSLVFNFTQPQPSHSHFQQYSVQRKRPAPPRKPTYSAPLPMRFSDLHRTKAPTHHQTTQAVGSKKRYFDKSVKPGNVSSQNEQKIKGLKRKVFSETAPDFISLDANEPPRKHVRLEDASYDQNHNKPESLEPFSLRETRRLFISDSFSEQIHQFYMKNRQEENFLKKKQQLQSALENAINRTSGKDCKLVLVGSSINGFGRITSDADFCLIIDKYQEKLANRRRVMRTLYEVQQLLRKAPFARMLQVIPAKVPILKFTDSYSGMECDVNVNNLTGVRNTELMKRYAMLDPRVQPLALIIKEWAHQRKINDASQGTMNSYSLVLMVVHFLQCGMDPPVLPSLQVKYPELFRPTTPVMNVGSHGDRVKPYRSENLMNLSQLLKKFFEYFAETFDFEIQVMSVRLGKALYIDEIMSTGKEWGRMIKIEEPFDLTNTARAVHQDLTAERIIGQFRSANRILQRGKGLEHLLEGVSPRLKNNVIVLDDDS